A genomic window from Prunus persica cultivar Lovell chromosome G2, Prunus_persica_NCBIv2, whole genome shotgun sequence includes:
- the LOC18770478 gene encoding TMV resistance protein N isoform X2 translates to MALVRAADPQTSSVSSTSGYCRYHVFLSFRGQDTRKTFTDHLYTALVNAGFRTFRDYDEVERGEGIKPELQKAIKHSRTSVIVLSKDYASSRWCLDELVMILERKRKTSNDHVVLPVFYDVYPSHVKKQTGSLAKAFARHQKTQPLPKVKAWREALAEVADLAGMVLQNQAHGYESKFIQKIVKVIGDKLSRTPLSVAPNLVGMHSQVERINFWLQRRSTDVGILVIYGMSGIGKTTIAKTVYNSNFRIFEGSSFLENIKEVSQQPNGLVQIQTLLLSDILNGRKMKISNVSEGLIKIEDAISSKRVLLVLDDVDHTDQLDAVFQMKDQIYPGSKIIITTRRARLLKAHQVTEVYAVETLTQEESLELFSWHAFGQDHPIEDYIEYSEKLVDHCGGLPLALKVFGSSLLGESVCLWKSALEKLEVIPNGEIINKLRVSYDSLQDDHDQKLFLHIACFFIGMDKDYIAKILDGCDFYTIVGIQNLIDRCLVIIDGWDKVQMHDLIRGMGREIVRLESKEPWKRSRVWHHKDSFKILTEKNGTETIEGLVLDMHMCPTINSNEKVLETNAFSRMQELKLLHLSHVKLCGCYAKFCSGLRWLCWLEFPLDSIPVDFPLGSIIVLEMQYSGLRQVFKGTKYLPSLKTLDLSHSHSLTETIDFSYCPNLEKLVLVDCTSLIYLHGSIGNLERLIYLNMKDCKKIRLLPKNICMLKSLETFIISGCSNLKELSIEMLRNMDSLKVLETDGIPINELWLERSLSISCSLPFSLVELSLWGCNLSDDAFPMDFNNMSSLQRLNLGNNPICSLPNCIKGLARLDKLSFSMCTSLKSLLGLPKVNNLDIVDCISLVKITYQSRRAEAATSFNSNNLVEWQYKFKLLAIESVDTDNKIVGLCNLLESMAPILQKDDPIPVQGLDECGIFGIFFGGNEVPGQFSHKSRGSSISFTVPLLDNHRTRGLIFFVVYSNAGYDIQHNCLPHIRVKNKSKGLRGAYEPSHYGIPDEGEDMIWLSHWSVEDDQLQGGDEVVVSVIMKSGLLVKELGIRLVQVQQEENHNMMSISTDSSYDPISFSMILGDSDEEEEVFSRFVCLPDEEEEQQDDITVTTTTGSNNSGVLRGWKVLVTAACFFLTLSLITRSSLSGRKKGPSTSPG, encoded by the exons ATGGCTCTTGTGAGAGCAGCCGATCCACAAACCTCCTCTGTTTCCAGTACTTCTGGATATTGTCGTTATCACGTGTTCCTGAGTTTCAGAGGCCAAGACACTCGCAAGACTTTCACTGACCACCTCTACACGGCCCTTGTCAACGCCGGATTTCGCACTTTCCGAGACTACGATGAAGTCGAGAGAGGAGAAGGTATCAAGCCCGAACTGCAGAAAGCAATCAAACACTCACGAACTTCTGTCATTGTGCTCTCGAAAGACTACGCGTCATCCAGATGGTGCCTTGACGAGCTGGTGATGATCCTTGAACGCAAGAGAAAGACCTCAAATGACCATGTCGTTTTGCCTGTCTTCTACGATGTGTATCCATCCCATGTAAAGAAGCAGACAGGAAGTCTTGCAAAGGCATTTGCTAGACACCAAAAAACTCAACCGCTGCCGAAGGTGAAGGCATGGAGAGAGGCACTTGCAGAGGTTGCAGATCTGGCAGGGATGGTCTTGCAAAATCAAGCTCATGG GTACGAGTCAAAGTTTATCCAGAAAATAGTTAAAGTGATTGGAGACAAACTAAGTCGTACACCATTGAGTGTTGCTCCCAACTTGGTTGGAATGCATTCTCAAGTCGAAAGAATTAATTTCTGGTTACAACGCAGGTCAACTGATGTTGGCATACTTGTAATCTATGGGATGAGTGGAATAGGGAAAACAACCATCGCAAAGACTGTTTACAATTCAAACTTTAGAATATTTGAAGGAAGCAGCTTCCTTGAAAATATCAAAGAAGTTTCACAGCAACCCAATGGCTTAGTTCAAATACAAACACTTCTTCTTTCTGACATTTTGAATgggagaaaaatgaaaataagcaATGTTAGTGAGGGATTAATTAAGATTGAAGATGCAATAAGCTCTAAAAGGGTTCTTCTTGTTCTCGATGATGTGGATCATACGGACCAATTAGATGCAGTATTTCAAATGAAAGATCAAATTTATCCGGGAAGTAAAATCATCATAACAACTAGGCGTGCAAGACTGTTAAAGGCTCATCAAGTTACTGAGGTGTATGCAGTTGAAACTTTGACTCAAGAAGAATCACTGGAGCTCTTCAGTTGGCACGCTTTTGGCCAAGACCATCCCATTGAAGATTACATAGAATATTCAGAGAAGCTAGTCGATCATTGCGGAGGACTTCCATTAGCTCTCAAAGTTTTTGGTTCTTCTTTGTTGGGGGAAAGTGTATGTCTATGGAAAAGTGCATTGGAGAAGTTAGAAGTTATTCCAAATGgtgaaataataaataaactaagaGTAAGCTATGACTCTTTGCAAGATGACCATGACCAAAAATTATTCCTCCACATTGCTTGCTTCTTTATCGGAATGGACAAAGATTACATTGCTAAAATACTAGATGGATGTGATTTCTATACAATTGTTGGCATTCAAAATCTCATCGATAGATGTTTGGTGATTATTGATGGATGGGACAAGGTGCAGATGCACGACCTGATTCGTGGAATGGGAAGAGAAATTGTTCGCTTAGAATCAAAGGAGCCTTGGAAGCGTAGTAGAGTATGGCATCATAAGGACTCTTTCAAAATCTTGACGGAAAAGAAT gGTACGGAAACAATTGAAGGTCTTGTCCTCGACATGCACATGTGCCCTACTATAAACTCAAATGAGAAAGTCTTGGAAACCAATGCATTTTCACGGATGCAGGAACTAAAACTACTCCATCTTAGTCATGTAAAACTCTGCGGATGTTACGCAAAATTTTGTAGTGGACTAAGATGGTTGTGTTGGCTTGAATTTCCTTTAGATTCTATACCCGTTGATTTTCCTTTGGGAAGCATTATTGTTCTTGAAATGCAATACAGCGGTCTGAGACAAGTATTCAAGGGAACAAAA TATCTTCCGTCCTTGAAGACCCTTGATCTCAGCCATTCTCATTCCCTTACAGAAACCATTGACTTCTCATATTGCCCAAATCTAGAGAAATTGGTTCTAGTAGACTGCACGAGCCTGATTTATCTCCATGGATCCATTGGAAACCTAGAGAGACTTATTTACTTGAATATGAAAGATTGCAAAAAGATTAGGTTGCTTCCCAAGAACATTTGTATGCTAAAATCACTTGAAACATTTATTATATCTGGTTGCTCAAATCTAAAGGAGTTATCAATTGAGATGTTGAGGAACATGGACTCGTTAAAAGTGCTTGAGACAGATGGAATTCCGATAAATGAGTTATGGCTAGAAAGAAGTTTGAGTATCTCGTGTTCTTTACCATTCTCTTTAGTAGAATTAAGTCTTTGGGGGTGCAATCTTTCGGATGATGCCTTTCCTATGGATTTTAATAATATGTCGTCATTGCAAAGATTAAATCTAGGGAATAATCCAATTTGTAGCCTACCAAATTGTATCAAAGGATTAGCGAGGCTCGATAAACTCTCTTTTTCCATGTGTACAAGTCTCAAATCGCTTCTGGGGTTACCAAAAGTAAACAACTTGGATATTGTAGATTGCATTTCATTGGtgaaaataacatatcaatCCCGTCGCGCAGAGGCCGCCACATCATTTAATAGCAACAACCTAGTTGAGTGGCAGTACAAGTTCAAGTTACTAGCCATTGAAAGTGTAGATACAGACAACAAGATCGTTGGATTGTGCAACTTGTTGGAATCAATGGCACCCATTTTACAAAAGGATGATCCAATTCCCGTCCAG GGACTGGACGAATGTGGTATATTCGGCATATTTTTTGGTGGGAATGAGGTTCCTGGCCAATTCAGCCATAAAAGCAGAGGGTCCTCAATATCTTTTACTGTGCCATTACTTGATAATCACAGAACTCGAGgcttgattttctttgttgtCTATTCGAATGCTGGCTATGATATCCAACACAATTGTTTGCCACATATAAGAGTCAAAAATAAGAGCAAGGGTCTGAGGGGGGCGTATGAACCATCACACTACGGTATTCCAGATGAAGGAGAAGACATGATATGGTTAAGCCACTGGAGTGTCGAGGATGATCAGTTACAAGGGGGCGATGAAGTGGTTGTTTCTGTAATTATGAAATCTGGGCTTCTGGTTAAGGAGTTGGGCATCCGACTTGTGCAGGTGCAACAAGAAGAGaatcataatatgatgagtATTTCTACAGATTCTTCTTATGATCCAATATCGTTCAGTATGATCCTTGGGGACTCTGATGAAGAAG AGGAGGTTTTCTCTCGTTTTGTATGTTTAccagacgaagaagaagagcaacaGGATGATATCACAGTTACAACCACCACAGGCAGCAATAACTCCGGCGTCCTCCGTGGCTGGAAGGTGCTCGTCACCGCAGCTTGCTTCTTTCTCACCCTTTCTCTAATCACTCGGTCTTCTCTCTCAGGCAGAAAGAAGGGACCGTCCACAAGCCCTGGATGA
- the LOC18770478 gene encoding TMV resistance protein N isoform X1, with protein sequence MALVRAADPQTSSVSSTSGYCRYHVFLSFRGQDTRKTFTDHLYTALVNAGFRTFRDYDEVERGEGIKPELQKAIKHSRTSVIVLSKDYASSRWCLDELVMILERKRKTSNDHVVLPVFYDVYPSHVKKQTGSLAKAFARHQKTQPLPKVKAWREALAEVADLAGMVLQNQAHGYESKFIQKIVKVIGDKLSRTPLSVAPNLVGMHSQVERINFWLQRRSTDVGILVIYGMSGIGKTTIAKTVYNSNFRIFEGSSFLENIKEVSQQPNGLVQIQTLLLSDILNGRKMKISNVSEGLIKIEDAISSKRVLLVLDDVDHTDQLDAVFQMKDQIYPGSKIIITTRRARLLKAHQVTEVYAVETLTQEESLELFSWHAFGQDHPIEDYIEYSEKLVDHCGGLPLALKVFGSSLLGESVCLWKSALEKLEVIPNGEIINKLRVSYDSLQDDHDQKLFLHIACFFIGMDKDYIAKILDGCDFYTIVGIQNLIDRCLVIIDGWDKVQMHDLIRGMGREIVRLESKEPWKRSRVWHHKDSFKILTEKNGTETIEGLVLDMHMCPTINSNEKVLETNAFSRMQELKLLHLSHVKLCGCYAKFCSGLRWLCWLEFPLDSIPVDFPLGSIIVLEMQYSGLRQVFKGTKYLPSLKTLDLSHSHSLTETIDFSYCPNLEKLVLVDCTSLIYLHGSIGNLERLIYLNMKDCKKIRLLPKNICMLKSLETFIISGCSNLKELSIEMLRNMDSLKVLETDGIPINELWLERSLSISCSLPFSLVELSLWGCNLSDDAFPMDFNNMSSLQRLNLGNNPICSLPNCIKGLARLDKLSFSMCTSLKSLLGLPKVNNLDIVDCISLVKITYQSRRAEAATSFNSNNLVEWQYKFKLLAIESVDTDNKIVGLCNLLESMAPILQKDDPIPVQGLDECGIFGIFFGGNEVPGQFSHKSRGSSISFTVPLLDNHRTRGLIFFVVYSNAGYDIQHNCLPHIRVKNKSKGLRGAYEPSHYGIPDEGEDMIWLSHWSVEDDQLQGGDEVVVSVIMKSGLLVKELGIRLVQVQQEENHNMMSISTDSSYDPISFSMILGDSDEEGKAEEVFSRFVCLPDEEEEQQDDITVTTTTGSNNSGVLRGWKVLVTAACFFLTLSLITRSSLSGRKKGPSTSPG encoded by the exons ATGGCTCTTGTGAGAGCAGCCGATCCACAAACCTCCTCTGTTTCCAGTACTTCTGGATATTGTCGTTATCACGTGTTCCTGAGTTTCAGAGGCCAAGACACTCGCAAGACTTTCACTGACCACCTCTACACGGCCCTTGTCAACGCCGGATTTCGCACTTTCCGAGACTACGATGAAGTCGAGAGAGGAGAAGGTATCAAGCCCGAACTGCAGAAAGCAATCAAACACTCACGAACTTCTGTCATTGTGCTCTCGAAAGACTACGCGTCATCCAGATGGTGCCTTGACGAGCTGGTGATGATCCTTGAACGCAAGAGAAAGACCTCAAATGACCATGTCGTTTTGCCTGTCTTCTACGATGTGTATCCATCCCATGTAAAGAAGCAGACAGGAAGTCTTGCAAAGGCATTTGCTAGACACCAAAAAACTCAACCGCTGCCGAAGGTGAAGGCATGGAGAGAGGCACTTGCAGAGGTTGCAGATCTGGCAGGGATGGTCTTGCAAAATCAAGCTCATGG GTACGAGTCAAAGTTTATCCAGAAAATAGTTAAAGTGATTGGAGACAAACTAAGTCGTACACCATTGAGTGTTGCTCCCAACTTGGTTGGAATGCATTCTCAAGTCGAAAGAATTAATTTCTGGTTACAACGCAGGTCAACTGATGTTGGCATACTTGTAATCTATGGGATGAGTGGAATAGGGAAAACAACCATCGCAAAGACTGTTTACAATTCAAACTTTAGAATATTTGAAGGAAGCAGCTTCCTTGAAAATATCAAAGAAGTTTCACAGCAACCCAATGGCTTAGTTCAAATACAAACACTTCTTCTTTCTGACATTTTGAATgggagaaaaatgaaaataagcaATGTTAGTGAGGGATTAATTAAGATTGAAGATGCAATAAGCTCTAAAAGGGTTCTTCTTGTTCTCGATGATGTGGATCATACGGACCAATTAGATGCAGTATTTCAAATGAAAGATCAAATTTATCCGGGAAGTAAAATCATCATAACAACTAGGCGTGCAAGACTGTTAAAGGCTCATCAAGTTACTGAGGTGTATGCAGTTGAAACTTTGACTCAAGAAGAATCACTGGAGCTCTTCAGTTGGCACGCTTTTGGCCAAGACCATCCCATTGAAGATTACATAGAATATTCAGAGAAGCTAGTCGATCATTGCGGAGGACTTCCATTAGCTCTCAAAGTTTTTGGTTCTTCTTTGTTGGGGGAAAGTGTATGTCTATGGAAAAGTGCATTGGAGAAGTTAGAAGTTATTCCAAATGgtgaaataataaataaactaagaGTAAGCTATGACTCTTTGCAAGATGACCATGACCAAAAATTATTCCTCCACATTGCTTGCTTCTTTATCGGAATGGACAAAGATTACATTGCTAAAATACTAGATGGATGTGATTTCTATACAATTGTTGGCATTCAAAATCTCATCGATAGATGTTTGGTGATTATTGATGGATGGGACAAGGTGCAGATGCACGACCTGATTCGTGGAATGGGAAGAGAAATTGTTCGCTTAGAATCAAAGGAGCCTTGGAAGCGTAGTAGAGTATGGCATCATAAGGACTCTTTCAAAATCTTGACGGAAAAGAAT gGTACGGAAACAATTGAAGGTCTTGTCCTCGACATGCACATGTGCCCTACTATAAACTCAAATGAGAAAGTCTTGGAAACCAATGCATTTTCACGGATGCAGGAACTAAAACTACTCCATCTTAGTCATGTAAAACTCTGCGGATGTTACGCAAAATTTTGTAGTGGACTAAGATGGTTGTGTTGGCTTGAATTTCCTTTAGATTCTATACCCGTTGATTTTCCTTTGGGAAGCATTATTGTTCTTGAAATGCAATACAGCGGTCTGAGACAAGTATTCAAGGGAACAAAA TATCTTCCGTCCTTGAAGACCCTTGATCTCAGCCATTCTCATTCCCTTACAGAAACCATTGACTTCTCATATTGCCCAAATCTAGAGAAATTGGTTCTAGTAGACTGCACGAGCCTGATTTATCTCCATGGATCCATTGGAAACCTAGAGAGACTTATTTACTTGAATATGAAAGATTGCAAAAAGATTAGGTTGCTTCCCAAGAACATTTGTATGCTAAAATCACTTGAAACATTTATTATATCTGGTTGCTCAAATCTAAAGGAGTTATCAATTGAGATGTTGAGGAACATGGACTCGTTAAAAGTGCTTGAGACAGATGGAATTCCGATAAATGAGTTATGGCTAGAAAGAAGTTTGAGTATCTCGTGTTCTTTACCATTCTCTTTAGTAGAATTAAGTCTTTGGGGGTGCAATCTTTCGGATGATGCCTTTCCTATGGATTTTAATAATATGTCGTCATTGCAAAGATTAAATCTAGGGAATAATCCAATTTGTAGCCTACCAAATTGTATCAAAGGATTAGCGAGGCTCGATAAACTCTCTTTTTCCATGTGTACAAGTCTCAAATCGCTTCTGGGGTTACCAAAAGTAAACAACTTGGATATTGTAGATTGCATTTCATTGGtgaaaataacatatcaatCCCGTCGCGCAGAGGCCGCCACATCATTTAATAGCAACAACCTAGTTGAGTGGCAGTACAAGTTCAAGTTACTAGCCATTGAAAGTGTAGATACAGACAACAAGATCGTTGGATTGTGCAACTTGTTGGAATCAATGGCACCCATTTTACAAAAGGATGATCCAATTCCCGTCCAG GGACTGGACGAATGTGGTATATTCGGCATATTTTTTGGTGGGAATGAGGTTCCTGGCCAATTCAGCCATAAAAGCAGAGGGTCCTCAATATCTTTTACTGTGCCATTACTTGATAATCACAGAACTCGAGgcttgattttctttgttgtCTATTCGAATGCTGGCTATGATATCCAACACAATTGTTTGCCACATATAAGAGTCAAAAATAAGAGCAAGGGTCTGAGGGGGGCGTATGAACCATCACACTACGGTATTCCAGATGAAGGAGAAGACATGATATGGTTAAGCCACTGGAGTGTCGAGGATGATCAGTTACAAGGGGGCGATGAAGTGGTTGTTTCTGTAATTATGAAATCTGGGCTTCTGGTTAAGGAGTTGGGCATCCGACTTGTGCAGGTGCAACAAGAAGAGaatcataatatgatgagtATTTCTACAGATTCTTCTTATGATCCAATATCGTTCAGTATGATCCTTGGGGACTCTGATGAAGAAGGTAAGGCAG AGGAGGTTTTCTCTCGTTTTGTATGTTTAccagacgaagaagaagagcaacaGGATGATATCACAGTTACAACCACCACAGGCAGCAATAACTCCGGCGTCCTCCGTGGCTGGAAGGTGCTCGTCACCGCAGCTTGCTTCTTTCTCACCCTTTCTCTAATCACTCGGTCTTCTCTCTCAGGCAGAAAGAAGGGACCGTCCACAAGCCCTGGATGA